The Clupea harengus chromosome 22, Ch_v2.0.2, whole genome shotgun sequence genomic sequence CACATCAgcacgcagtgtgtgtgacttcatgtCAGCTAAACCTGAAGAGTTCTCGGCCTCACCCTCTTAGTCTTGATCTCTTTACAGCTCAGTAGATAAAAAGTGCAACGGCAAACAAGTGCTGGTGTTTAATGTGTTGGCTTGTCTGTTACAGAACTAGGTACACAAAGCAGGGCATGCTGCGCACAATTCATCAAGGTTCCACTGCCTTTGGAGAGAATCCGTGGTTTCATCGAGGAACGCCAAGGGATATGTCGTCTCAAAGCAGTCAAGTGAGTCAATATCACTCTCCTGTTGTGAAAGTAGAGATCAGTCAGTTGTACAATCAGGCCTCTTTTGACAGGTGCTATACTTCCCCAGTTATTGTGAAGTGGCTACAGTCATTTTGAGAAAGACACTGCTTTACCTGATTGTGTGGTGCCAGAGCTGATCCGGTTCAGTCTGTTTAGTGTCTGACAAAAACAGGGCAGCAAGTGCAGGAAGAACCAAGCTGTATCCATTCTGCACAGAACATATTATATAGATTATATACAATTAACTAAAACtcacttcttctttctctccacaggTTCATCACCGTAAAGGGTAAGGTTGTATGTGCCAATCCAAATGACCAGTGGGTTAAGGATGCCAAGGAGTTCATCAGGTAAAGAGACTTTCTTCTCATTGTGTTCCATGTCCTTGGATGAGGACATTTTCCATAACCATTTCCAAATTGCCAGTTAATAGGCCTACAAAAAAGCAATATTGCCAAGACAAGTGACTTATTTGTGTCCTTTCCACAGGACCCCAACTGTGGCACCCTAACCTGAGGACACCTGTGGTGTTAATCGGAAACTATCTTTCTGCATCCAAGGGATGCTTTTGATAACTCAAAAGAGCTTTGCTCTATTTGTGTCCCTTGATGAGCTTTGTAAGGGATATAACTGAATGTATACTATGTCCAATGACATTTGTGATTGTAATTCAAAGTATCCTATTAGTGATAAACATGTGTATATTTCTGAGAAATATAAAATTGTAACTTGCATTGATATTTTTCAATAAAgttgttgagaaaaaaaagaacagtgtTAGTTTCAatcaaaatgtgttatttttaatCATTATAGCAAAGTTATGAACCATATGTATGGGATCAATTTAGtaacaatttatttttttacaaatacTCTTTtatttgcaaacaaacagaatgtgaTATACCAATGTCCAACGATTTGCAAATATGCACACCATGTTTTACAAATTCAAAACCcacctctcaaacaaacacaaagtgcTTTGCAAATGCAAGAGATGTCTATCAAAAATACAATGTGTTTTGCAAATATATAGCTAGCAATGTAGTTAGTTACATGTCTGCAATGTGTAGCTATCTGTGCGattgcaagcacaatggcgacaggggcaaggctaaactccctgttaacaggAAAGCTTGAGCAGAACTTGGGCACATACACGTGTCTAAATGAGTATACTAGcgtacatgtggtaaatgtacacaatacatacaaacataagatggtatatacatgataaatacaaaattgatagtggataaggtggggGGAGATttttcaagtattgtagaacagcttagtgggtatacagagTGCTCGCGGGTTACTATTAAAAGAGTAAGTAGAGTACcggtaatggaacagaaaactatgtcgatggtggcagtTATTTACATAGCAGGTaaagctagcacagagtatggggtagaataagtccatgacagtgtggtgaggGTAGATaggtgtaggccgagggtttctgaAAGTAGATCatgtggagagactacagcagcatcccacagcaaagaTAGTCAAGGATAGAAGGGGAAGGAAGAGACAAATTGAGAGGGTAGAGTTCGGCTGCCAAAATCTGCTAAAATATCTTGCATATAGGTACATGTTGAAACCATATAAGTGTAACTGTACCACAGACTATGTGATACTGTGTGACACTACAGACTACGCCTCATGAGTAATGGGATATGCTCATTATGGCAAGTCACTGTATAATGTATATCTTACATGTACTTTACTGTATATACTCTACTATACTATACCGTACTATACTCTGATATACTTTTTTGACtgacttgattgattgattgattgattgattggttggttaatggatggatggatggatggatggatggatagattcACTTCGGGCCTGATCGATTGGCAACATCTGACAAAAAAAGAGTATGAATTTAATACAGGTCCCATTCTCAAAAATATAAAAGCTAGAGCCTAATATAACCTGTCATCGACTGCATGTTTGTTTAGAGGAGAAAGGTTGATTACTTTCAGACTTCCCATGAGGAACCAGCAGTATGATGAGATATACTTCCACCCTGATAAAGTCACCTGCTAAACTCTGCCAATGTCACATTCATCCCCATCATTAAGACTCATAGGGTACATAGCCCTTATTCCATAGCCCTGTATGTTATCTGTTAAACACCACGGTAGCACTTTTAATTGAGCATACGAGGCTTGTCCTCAGAATGAATGCCCAGTTCAGCTCACATTCAGGATTGTGTCATGAGGAAATGCAGTGACTCAGACACAGAATGTTGTATATAGATCAGAGGGAGTCTGAGGCAGGTGTAAGCGTAGTTATGGTACTTACCATCTTTACCATCTGTATGCACTACATTGTTTCTGAACTAAACTGCTTTCAGAGGATTATTACTTATTATATGGGAGCATTTGTTCATGTATTGATTGTGTCAGGAGCCTCTTAATATTTCTGATCAGAATGGTACCAGACATCTCACATTATGTTTACTTCATGTGTGGACAAAATTGCACTGACTCTACAGACTATAATTATTTGACTCTTTCAAAAATATTTGTTgatatatacaaaaatatcaacagTGACAGTGATTTAACTATGTGATAGTTTAGCCAGCTTCAAATTAGTACAGCATATTTATTATAAAACATTACTAATAAACTAGGATTCTGTTATTGTGCTGCGTAATTCAAGGGGTATAACTATCCAGCTCATTCATACTGATAGGCAGGCAGTTGGGGAATCTGTTTCTTCAAATGATAATTGGTGGGCTTTCATTTTCTAAAACAATTATGTTCTTGGAGATCACCCCATGAACATAATATCATCTGACTGATACATATGAATATTTAATTAAACAAATATTAACATACTTTAGATGTATAAGACACCACACCAAGTCCCATATTTTGGATGTATACAATACCATAAATTGTGTATTTTGTTATGGCTCGTTATCTCTTCAGCAGTATGTGAATACCTGTCAATTACCCTTGAGGGAACACAAGGGCTGGAATTTACACGTCAGTGCTGTGGTTGCTGCTGTCACATTTCCCCTTGGAAACCTACGCCAAGGACTTTCCCCTCAGCGAGTACATATACACCAGCATCACAGCATGTCCAGCATCACCTATCAGCCTTCCCATCTTGAAGAACACTTACGCATCAGGATCTGAGGACTCCATCTGCAGCCTGAAGACATGGCAAAGattacagtctctctctgcgCACTGCTGGGGCTTCTGCTGGTCTTAGCCTCCGAGGGGGAAACCAGTAAGTAGGACAAGTGCTTTCACATCAgcacgcagtgtgtgtgacttcatgtCAGCTAAACCTGAAGAGAGTTTGGCCTCACCTTAGTAAAAAGACTTTCTTCTCATTGTGTTCCATGTCTTTGGATGAGGACGTTTTCCATAACCATTTCCAAATTGCCAGTGAATAGGCCTACAAAAAAGCAATATTGCCAAGACAAGTGACTTATTTGTGTCCTTTCCACAGGACCCCAACTGTGGCACCCTAACCTGAGGACACCTGTGGTGTTAATCGGAAACTATCTTTCTGCATCCAAGGGATGCTTTTGATAACTCAAAAGAGCTTTGCTCTATTTGTGTCCCTTGATGAGCTTTGTAAGGGATATaacaaaatgtatgtatgtccaATGACATTTGTGATTGCTATACAAAGTATCCTATTATTGATAAACACGTGTATGTTTCTGAGAAATATAAAATTGTAACTTGTGTTGATATTCTTCAATAAAgttgttgagaaaaaaaagaacaaaagtcATAGTTTCAATCAAACTGTGTTATTTTGAATCTTTATAGCAAAGTTACGAACCATATGTATGGGATCAatttagtatatatatatttttttttacaaataccccttcatttgcaaacaaacagaatgtgaTTTACAAATGTCCAACGATTTGCAAATATGCACACCATGTTTTACAAATTCAAAACCcacctctcaaacaaacacaaagtgcTTTGCAAATGCAAGAGATGTCTATCAAAAATACAATGTGTTTTGCAAATATATAGCTAGCAATGTAGTTAGTTAAATGTCTGCAATGTGTAGCTATCTGTGCGattgcaagcacaatggcgacaggggcaaggctaaactccctgttaacaggAAAGCTTGAGCAGAACTTGGGCACATACGCGTGTCTAAATGAGTATACTAGcgtacatgtggtaaatgtacacaatacatacaaacataagatggtatatacatgataaatacaaaattgatagtggataaggtggggGGAGATttttcaagtattgtagaacagcttagtgggtatacagagTGCTCGCGGGTTACTATTAAAAGAGTAAGTAGagcaatggaacagaaaactatgtcgatggtggcagtTATTTACATAGCAGGTaaagctagcacagagtatggggtagaataagtccatgacagtgtggtgaggGTAGATaggtgtaggccgagggtttctgaAAGTAGATCatgtggagagactacagcagcatcccacagcaaagaTAGTCAAGGATAGAAGGGGAAGGAAGAGACAAATTGAGAGGGTAGAGTTCGGCTGCCAAAATCTGCTAAAATATCTTGCATATAGGTACATGTTGAAACCATATA encodes the following:
- the LOC116218443 gene encoding C-C motif chemokine 26-like, translating into MAKITVSLCALLGLLLVLASEGETKLGTQSRACCAQFIKVPLPLERIRGFIEERQGICRLKAVKFITVKGKVVCANPNDQWVKDAKEFIRTPTVAP